The following coding sequences lie in one Halomonas sp. 'Soap Lake #6' genomic window:
- a CDS encoding PqiC family protein: MRTTALKVLPLLSLSMLLAACASSVTPPARYLLPSSPTLSAPAHPQGTLQVRSPRLAHYLDVDGIVMQLNDITLNEAREHQWAESIGRQLERSLRSHLAQELTTIQIVRDDGSAANAITLLLEIDQFQGRYDGMAVASGQWQLRGANNELLTLKSFSAESALDEDGYPALVRALGDSWSSVGKQIAQQIRQGNYFD, from the coding sequence ATGCGTACTACGGCGCTCAAGGTTTTACCACTGCTCAGTTTAAGCATGCTGCTCGCTGCTTGTGCGAGTAGCGTGACTCCACCAGCACGCTACCTACTCCCTAGCAGCCCAACGCTAAGCGCGCCAGCACATCCTCAGGGCACACTCCAGGTGCGTTCACCACGCTTAGCGCACTACTTGGATGTTGACGGAATAGTCATGCAGTTAAACGACATCACGCTCAATGAGGCACGAGAACACCAGTGGGCAGAAAGCATTGGCCGCCAGCTGGAACGCTCGCTGCGCTCTCATCTTGCTCAAGAGCTAACGACTATCCAGATAGTACGAGATGATGGTAGTGCGGCCAATGCGATAACGTTACTTTTGGAAATCGATCAATTCCAAGGTAGATACGATGGTATGGCTGTTGCCAGCGGACAGTGGCAGTTGAGAGGCGCGAATAATGAGCTTCTGACCCTAAAGAGCTTTTCGGCTGAAAGCGCTCTCGATGAAGATGGCTACCCGGCACTGGTTCGCGCACTGGGTGATAGCTGGAGCAGTGTTGGAAAGCAAATTGCACAGCAAATTCGCCAAGGCAACTATTTCGACTAA
- a CDS encoding helix-hairpin-helix domain-containing protein yields MNGDNTLGSEELLKHLSSLTQSLEKVLDGNAALEPLECALSSHDALTEKLASLGMSPAVAEVLERIEHFIIEQALALYEMAQSAQQQGHIIDCFARHLLAVEGIGPATAKQLFEANIAFPEQLFELSPEEIADLPLPPASLARVTALYEEHAANQ; encoded by the coding sequence ATGAACGGTGACAACACGCTTGGCAGTGAGGAGCTACTCAAACACCTATCTAGCTTAACGCAGTCGCTTGAAAAGGTGCTTGATGGAAACGCAGCTCTCGAACCACTTGAGTGTGCGCTGTCTAGCCATGATGCCCTAACTGAAAAACTAGCCTCACTGGGCATGTCCCCTGCTGTCGCTGAGGTGCTGGAACGCATTGAGCACTTTATTATCGAACAAGCCCTCGCCTTATACGAAATGGCTCAATCAGCCCAACAGCAAGGCCATATTATCGATTGCTTTGCCCGTCACTTGTTAGCAGTTGAAGGCATTGGCCCTGCCACGGCAAAGCAACTATTTGAAGCTAATATAGCATTTCCCGAGCAGCTATTTGAGCTTTCCCCTGAGGAAATAGCTGACCTGCCACTTCCTCCAGCCAGTCTCGCACGGGTAACAGCCCTCTATGAGGAGCATGCAGCTAATCAATAA
- a CDS encoding DEAD/DEAH box helicase, whose amino-acid sequence MSFSELGLHDDLLRAVTAQGYTQPTPIQIKAIPVVLEGRDLLASAQTGTGKTAGFTLPMLQRLANGKRPARRQVRALVLTPTRELAAQVGESVSAYGQHLALRSHIIFGGVGQQPQVDALKAGLDVLVATPGRLLDLHQQGHVDLSAVEILVLDEADRMLDMGFIHDIKRLLRLVPKQRQNLLFSATFSNEIQALAQQLLDNPALIEVAPRNTTAEKIEQAIYRVDRDKKRELLAHLIQQHGWFQVLVFTRTKHGANRLAEQLSKQDIPAMAIHGNKSQGARTRALGAFKSGDLQVLVATDIAARGLDINELPHVVNFDLPNVAEDYVHRIGRTGRAGSNGEAVSLVCVDEHGLLSNIERLIKQTLPKRIEPGFEPDPNAKPEPIENGRRGQRQPRANRKPEGQAANAGGERRRRARR is encoded by the coding sequence ATGAGCTTTTCTGAACTTGGTCTGCACGACGATTTACTACGCGCCGTTACTGCGCAAGGCTATACCCAGCCAACGCCTATTCAAATAAAGGCCATCCCCGTCGTATTAGAGGGACGTGACCTGCTCGCCAGTGCACAAACTGGTACTGGTAAAACAGCTGGCTTTACGCTGCCTATGCTGCAGCGCCTTGCCAATGGCAAGCGCCCAGCCAGACGCCAAGTAAGGGCATTGGTATTAACGCCAACGCGAGAACTTGCTGCCCAGGTAGGTGAAAGCGTTTCTGCTTACGGCCAACATCTCGCACTACGCTCACACATTATTTTTGGCGGCGTAGGCCAACAGCCCCAAGTGGATGCCCTCAAAGCAGGCCTTGATGTTTTGGTGGCCACCCCTGGTCGGCTGCTTGACCTTCATCAGCAAGGCCACGTCGACTTATCGGCAGTAGAAATTCTAGTTCTTGATGAAGCTGATCGCATGCTTGATATGGGCTTTATCCATGACATTAAGCGCCTGCTTCGCCTGGTCCCTAAACAGCGTCAAAATTTGCTATTCTCAGCGACATTCTCCAATGAAATTCAAGCACTAGCCCAACAGCTGCTGGACAACCCAGCGCTGATTGAAGTCGCGCCTCGTAATACAACTGCTGAAAAAATTGAACAGGCCATTTATCGAGTTGATCGCGATAAGAAGCGTGAGCTATTAGCCCACTTGATTCAACAGCATGGCTGGTTCCAAGTGCTCGTTTTCACGCGCACTAAACATGGCGCAAATCGTTTGGCAGAGCAGCTTTCTAAGCAAGACATTCCTGCCATGGCAATCCACGGTAACAAAAGCCAGGGTGCCAGAACACGAGCACTTGGTGCATTCAAGAGCGGTGATCTACAAGTCCTAGTGGCTACCGATATCGCAGCACGGGGCCTAGATATCAATGAACTACCCCACGTAGTTAACTTCGACCTGCCTAATGTCGCCGAAGATTACGTGCACCGCATCGGCCGCACAGGGCGGGCTGGCAGTAATGGTGAAGCAGTATCTTTGGTCTGTGTAGACGAACATGGCTTGCTCAGCAATATCGAGCGGTTAATTAAACAAACCCTACCAAAGCGCATTGAGCCAGGCTTCGAACCTGACCCCAATGCCAAGCCCGAGCCCATTGAAAATGGTCGCCGCGGCCAGCGGCAACCTCGCGCTAATCGCAAGCCAGAAGGACAAGCCGCTAACGCAGGCGGCGAACGCCGTCGCCGCGCCCGTCGCTAG
- a CDS encoding MFS transporter codes for MISRRALTFILLMFVVGLNLRPAMSSVAPLLTRLQETAGLTPAAAGMLTTLPVLFLGLSAPLAPLLAQRIGSERALSAALILLASGLILRGLPVPGGLFIGSAMAGAAIGVGGTLLPALVKRELPESADLLTGLYTMALCFGGALGAGLSVPLMHWLGSWQLSLMSWSLLAFAALLLWIAKAPSSQHLQLATSSQAKLLHLLRKPLTWHVMLFMGIQSSMAYIVFGWLPTLLVDRGYNEAAAGWTMAVSIMCQLGSALGAPWLARLGKDQRPALLLVLFSTALGLWMLLIAPMAWKWPGAVLLGLGQGGSFSLALSLLVLRTANSRLAGQLSGLVQGGGYTLAALGPFGVGIMLQAGAKTADIAWLLILLILICCGFALLAGRQQKLDDQSGELLVNRC; via the coding sequence ATGATTTCACGTCGTGCGCTAACGTTCATCTTACTGATGTTCGTAGTGGGGCTTAATTTACGTCCTGCCATGTCGTCAGTTGCTCCGCTGTTAACTCGCTTGCAGGAAACAGCGGGGCTAACGCCTGCAGCTGCGGGTATGCTAACGACACTGCCAGTACTGTTTTTAGGCCTATCAGCACCTCTTGCACCACTGCTAGCCCAACGTATTGGCAGCGAACGCGCACTAAGTGCCGCACTGATATTGTTAGCTAGCGGGCTAATACTACGTGGCTTGCCAGTGCCTGGCGGTCTGTTTATTGGCTCTGCGATGGCTGGTGCTGCTATTGGTGTTGGCGGTACGCTTTTGCCTGCTCTGGTTAAACGAGAGCTACCTGAAAGCGCAGATCTTCTGACTGGGCTATACACCATGGCGCTATGCTTTGGTGGCGCTCTAGGTGCCGGACTTAGCGTGCCCCTTATGCATTGGCTAGGTAGTTGGCAACTGAGTTTAATGAGCTGGTCGCTGCTGGCTTTTGCCGCATTACTGTTATGGATCGCAAAAGCACCCAGCTCCCAACACCTTCAACTAGCTACTTCGTCACAAGCAAAGCTATTGCATTTATTGCGTAAACCACTCACTTGGCACGTAATGCTATTTATGGGCATTCAGTCCTCTATGGCATATATCGTGTTTGGCTGGCTGCCGACACTGTTAGTTGATCGTGGCTATAATGAAGCAGCCGCTGGTTGGACAATGGCAGTTTCCATTATGTGCCAGCTAGGCTCCGCTCTAGGTGCTCCTTGGCTGGCACGGCTAGGCAAAGACCAGCGTCCCGCACTACTGTTAGTACTATTTAGTACCGCACTAGGACTCTGGATGCTGCTTATTGCACCAATGGCCTGGAAATGGCCCGGCGCCGTGCTACTAGGCCTAGGACAAGGGGGCAGCTTTAGCTTGGCTCTTAGCTTACTAGTATTAAGAACCGCTAATTCACGACTAGCCGGTCAGCTTTCCGGCTTGGTTCAAGGAGGAGGCTACACCCTCGCAGCCTTAGGGCCATTTGGTGTAGGTATTATGCTACAGGCAGGAGCTAAGACAGCTGATATTGCCTGGTTGCTTATTTTATTAATTTTAATCTGCTGCGGGTTTGCTCTGCTAGCTGGCCGTCAACAAAAATTAGACGACCAATCAGGCGAACTACTGGTCAATCGCTGCTAA
- a CDS encoding asparaginase produces the protein MSSILPSASTAPAQERLLVIYTGGTIGMLQQANGLTPGGNFSDRLQQALSKLSLAQQQAIPAYDVMSYASLIDSSATTPRNWQQLAKDIANNLAAYCGFVVIHGTDTLSWTAASLAYQLQGLDRPVVLTGAMHPLEAPNSDALANLYGAFRFAAQPALQEVAIYFANRLFRGVRTIKQHSEADNAFSSPNYPLIGERVGDDFVYYPSRGLARQQRGAPRFELADYQPVAQGEVSRIVLWPGISAWQLHALIAEPRIKGSLLQLWGAGNLPSNPELLSVIASACGEGKLIAAISQCPQGGIHLGAYAAGHGLADAGVLPGDDMTPEAAYTKLVHLLAQPLPLEDQRRQFLTPLVGER, from the coding sequence TTGAGCTCGATACTCCCTTCGGCAAGTACAGCCCCTGCCCAAGAACGTCTATTGGTTATTTACACAGGCGGCACTATCGGCATGCTCCAACAGGCTAACGGTCTCACACCAGGCGGTAATTTTAGTGACCGCTTACAACAAGCACTGAGCAAACTCTCCTTGGCTCAGCAGCAGGCTATACCTGCCTATGATGTGATGAGCTATGCCTCCTTAATCGACTCAAGTGCCACCACCCCACGGAACTGGCAACAACTAGCAAAAGATATTGCCAACAACCTGGCAGCATACTGTGGTTTTGTGGTCATTCATGGAACCGACACGCTTAGCTGGACCGCCGCTAGCCTTGCCTATCAACTTCAAGGGCTAGACCGCCCTGTGGTTTTAACCGGCGCTATGCACCCCCTGGAAGCCCCCAATAGCGATGCGCTAGCTAACTTATACGGCGCATTTCGTTTTGCCGCCCAACCAGCACTTCAAGAAGTCGCTATCTATTTTGCAAACCGGTTGTTTCGTGGCGTGCGCACTATTAAGCAGCACAGTGAAGCTGACAATGCATTTAGCTCACCCAACTATCCACTCATTGGCGAACGAGTGGGAGACGACTTTGTGTACTACCCCAGCAGAGGGCTTGCTCGTCAGCAACGTGGTGCACCACGCTTTGAATTAGCCGACTACCAACCGGTAGCACAGGGCGAAGTATCAAGGATTGTACTCTGGCCCGGCATAAGCGCTTGGCAACTGCACGCTCTGATTGCAGAACCCCGTATAAAAGGTTCGCTGTTACAGCTATGGGGAGCAGGTAATTTACCCAGTAACCCTGAGCTACTTTCGGTGATAGCTAGTGCTTGCGGAGAGGGCAAGCTGATAGCAGCTATTAGCCAGTGCCCCCAAGGCGGTATCCATTTAGGCGCTTATGCGGCGGGCCATGGCCTAGCCGATGCCGGAGTACTTCCAGGCGATGATATGACGCCTGAAGCCGCTTACACCAAGCTAGTGCACCTTTTGGCACAACCACTACCTCTTGAGGACCAGCGGCGTCAGTTTCTAACGCCACTGGTGGGAGAACGCTAA
- a CDS encoding DUF2789 domain-containing protein, translated as MEQPVHHFSELFEQLGLRSDAESIERFIQLHSPLPKDMPLADAPCWNEGQSDFLREAIEEDADWAEVVDHLDVSMHKTA; from the coding sequence ATGGAACAACCTGTACATCACTTTAGCGAGCTTTTTGAGCAGCTGGGGCTACGTTCTGACGCAGAGTCCATCGAACGCTTCATACAGCTCCACTCCCCTCTGCCTAAAGATATGCCACTAGCGGATGCGCCTTGCTGGAATGAGGGCCAATCCGACTTCCTTCGTGAAGCAATTGAAGAGGACGCAGACTGGGCAGAGGTAGTAGACCACCTAGATGTATCAATGCATAAAACGGCATAG
- a CDS encoding TVP38/TMEM64 family protein yields the protein MNKFLQYSWRWAAGFAVVAMLAYVWLWYSPDLMAVKHWAATMSHHPVVVIGVMVTMAVTLAIGLPGSIGLWLIAPFYPPMIATLMLTLSSVVGAWGAYQLAANAGDRWNPKGLTLKVMETLEARSDLLTQCALRVLPGFPHSVINFAAGLRRISLVRYLIAAAIGLSVKWAVYSSAIYGALEAIEEENALQFEVILPLLALTLLLLLGGWYRRRVEAARRY from the coding sequence ATGAATAAATTTCTTCAATACTCCTGGCGTTGGGCCGCCGGTTTTGCGGTAGTAGCAATGCTTGCTTATGTATGGTTATGGTACTCACCCGATTTAATGGCAGTTAAACATTGGGCGGCAACAATGTCGCATCATCCGGTGGTGGTCATCGGTGTAATGGTCACTATGGCAGTTACCCTTGCTATTGGTTTACCGGGGAGCATTGGCCTTTGGCTGATAGCTCCCTTTTACCCGCCGATGATCGCTACGCTAATGCTGACACTGAGCAGCGTAGTGGGGGCGTGGGGGGCTTATCAATTAGCAGCCAATGCTGGTGATCGCTGGAATCCAAAGGGGTTAACGCTCAAGGTAATGGAGACACTTGAGGCACGCAGTGATCTCTTAACTCAGTGTGCGCTGCGAGTGCTGCCGGGCTTTCCACACTCTGTCATTAACTTCGCGGCAGGTTTGCGACGGATTTCGTTGGTCCGCTATTTAATTGCAGCTGCCATAGGCTTATCTGTGAAGTGGGCGGTGTATAGTAGCGCGATTTACGGTGCGTTAGAGGCGATTGAAGAAGAGAATGCTTTGCAGTTCGAGGTAATACTGCCGCTTTTAGCGCTGACGTTGCTACTGTTATTAGGCGGGTGGTATAGGCGCCGCGTAGAGGCGGCGCGCAGGTATTAA
- a CDS encoding SRPBCC family protein, which translates to MATIEHSEIVKAPPERVFELLRRVEDFADYSDLIRSIDILGNDCYRWHVRAVGVDWSFDVKVTEIQPPHTLAWESLEGVKNQGRYQLRAVPEGTEVELTLRYEIRNRLMEKAVNKAAKPLVGKVSRQILERVEARLHE; encoded by the coding sequence ATGGCCACCATAGAACATAGTGAAATTGTTAAAGCACCACCAGAACGAGTGTTTGAGCTATTGCGCCGAGTTGAGGATTTTGCGGATTACTCTGATCTAATCCGCTCAATTGATATCTTGGGTAATGATTGCTATCGCTGGCATGTGCGGGCGGTTGGAGTGGATTGGTCATTTGATGTGAAAGTGACTGAAATACAGCCTCCCCACACCTTGGCATGGGAGTCACTGGAAGGTGTAAAAAATCAGGGGCGTTACCAATTGCGTGCAGTACCAGAGGGTACTGAGGTGGAGTTAACGTTACGCTATGAAATTCGTAATCGCTTAATGGAAAAAGCGGTTAACAAGGCTGCCAAGCCTTTAGTAGGTAAGGTTAGTCGACAAATACTTGAACGAGTTGAAGCCCGATTACATGAATAA
- the queC gene encoding 7-cyano-7-deazaguanine synthase QueC, protein MLLSPASDVKASSTVVIYSGGMDSFTVLHRAIKEGLNVHALSFDYGQRHARELVTAREVCRQLQVPHQVVDIRAIHGLIDNSALTNSTIAMPEGDYAADNLRATVVPNRNMILLSLAIAKAVNIGAERVDYGAHGGDHILYPDCRPEFVDAMNHVSGIANFEPVLIHAPYLKSTKADILRDGLAMGLDYRHTWTCYEGRTLACGKCGSCLERLAAFTANHATDPLEYEHSTAQVTS, encoded by the coding sequence ATGTTGCTATCCCCTGCTTCTGACGTTAAAGCGTCTTCTACCGTTGTGATTTACTCCGGAGGTATGGACTCCTTCACCGTACTTCATCGTGCTATTAAAGAAGGACTGAATGTCCACGCTCTTTCGTTTGATTATGGACAACGCCACGCACGAGAGTTGGTCACGGCACGAGAAGTTTGCCGGCAACTCCAAGTTCCTCATCAAGTGGTCGATATACGCGCCATTCACGGCCTAATTGACAACTCGGCATTAACCAACAGTACCATTGCCATGCCAGAAGGCGATTACGCGGCAGATAACCTCCGCGCTACGGTAGTGCCTAATCGCAATATGATCCTGCTCTCGCTAGCGATTGCCAAAGCAGTCAATATCGGCGCTGAACGTGTGGATTATGGTGCCCATGGCGGCGATCACATTCTCTACCCTGATTGCCGCCCTGAGTTTGTTGACGCAATGAATCATGTGTCAGGCATTGCCAATTTTGAGCCCGTGCTCATTCATGCACCTTATCTAAAATCTACGAAAGCCGATATTTTACGTGACGGCCTAGCCATGGGGCTGGACTATCGACATACCTGGACCTGCTATGAAGGACGCACATTGGCTTGTGGCAAGTGCGGGAGTTGCTTGGAGCGCTTGGCTGCTTTTACTGCCAACCACGCTACAGACCCACTGGAGTATGAACACAGCACTGCCCAGGTAACAAGCTGA
- the queE gene encoding 7-carboxy-7-deazaguanine synthase, whose amino-acid sequence MYHIKEAFYTLQGEGAQAGRASVFCRFTGCNLWSGREVDRASAQCTFCDTDFIGTDGINGGRFTTPSALAEHLNALWPQHDTRATPYVVFTGGEPLLQLDTQLITAMHDYGFEVAVETNGTLSPPPGIDWLCVSPKGANTLAITQGDELKLVYPQPKALPEKFAPLGFKHFFLQPMDRGNPQVNAETVHLTTAYCMANPQWRLSLQTHKIAGFD is encoded by the coding sequence ATGTACCATATAAAAGAAGCATTCTATACACTCCAGGGTGAAGGAGCTCAAGCAGGTCGGGCAAGCGTTTTTTGCCGCTTCACCGGCTGCAACCTTTGGTCTGGCCGTGAGGTTGACCGCGCCAGTGCTCAATGCACTTTTTGCGATACCGATTTTATTGGTACCGACGGCATTAATGGCGGCCGCTTTACTACACCCAGCGCGCTGGCCGAACACCTCAATGCTCTTTGGCCTCAGCACGATACGCGCGCCACACCTTATGTTGTTTTCACGGGCGGCGAACCACTTTTACAGTTAGATACTCAGCTAATTACAGCGATGCATGACTATGGGTTTGAAGTTGCCGTAGAAACCAACGGTACTTTATCCCCGCCACCTGGCATCGACTGGCTCTGCGTAAGCCCTAAAGGCGCGAATACCCTAGCCATTACACAGGGGGACGAATTAAAACTAGTCTACCCCCAGCCTAAGGCGTTACCAGAAAAATTTGCGCCATTAGGCTTTAAACACTTCTTCTTACAGCCGATGGATCGTGGAAACCCACAGGTGAATGCTGAAACAGTCCATTTGACTACCGCTTACTGCATGGCAAACCCGCAGTGGCGCTTATCGCTCCAAACGCACAAAATTGCAGGATTTGATTAA
- a CDS encoding 6-carboxytetrahydropterin synthase produces the protein MSLFVNHLTHIDVSLWSPEKGLVGCSWQVDALLDGELGEDGMLFDFGEVKPWIKRTLDNGLDHTLLVPINAPGISVSDCDEGLCIRTNTPYPMEVRGPAEAFTLLPWEMITIEDVADLLSDTLTKQRPVNVHYVKLNLNDEAIEGAAYGYSHGLKRHLGNCQRIAHGHRSRLYIWQSGERQPALEQQWADWLDNRYLLEEADIAHQDEATLTCHYGAAQGRFTITLPLERCCVLPKPTTVENIAAWLADQVAEQCGKSTSVQAFEGINKGAMADALT, from the coding sequence ATGTCACTATTTGTAAACCATTTAACCCATATTGATGTGTCACTATGGTCTCCCGAGAAAGGGTTAGTGGGCTGCAGTTGGCAAGTAGATGCCCTCTTGGATGGAGAGCTGGGTGAAGATGGTATGCTGTTTGATTTTGGTGAGGTAAAACCCTGGATCAAACGCACCCTAGACAATGGCCTTGACCACACATTACTGGTACCAATTAATGCGCCAGGCATTAGCGTCAGTGATTGTGATGAGGGCCTATGCATTCGTACTAACACCCCTTATCCAATGGAAGTACGTGGCCCAGCAGAAGCATTTACCCTTTTGCCCTGGGAAATGATTACGATCGAAGATGTTGCCGACCTATTGAGCGACACATTAACTAAGCAGCGCCCTGTCAACGTTCATTATGTAAAGCTCAACTTAAATGATGAAGCGATTGAAGGCGCAGCTTATGGCTATAGTCATGGTTTGAAACGCCACCTTGGAAACTGCCAACGCATTGCCCATGGCCATCGCTCACGGCTTTACATCTGGCAATCAGGAGAGCGTCAACCGGCTCTTGAGCAGCAGTGGGCTGACTGGCTGGATAATCGTTATTTACTCGAAGAAGCGGATATCGCCCACCAGGATGAAGCGACCCTGACATGCCATTATGGCGCTGCCCAGGGTAGGTTTACGATTACTTTGCCTCTAGAGCGCTGCTGCGTATTGCCTAAACCAACCACTGTCGAAAATATTGCTGCATGGCTCGCCGACCAAGTTGCTGAACAGTGTGGAAAATCAACTTCGGTGCAGGCATTTGAAGGGATTAACAAGGGCGCCATGGCTGACGCATTAACATGA
- a CDS encoding YkgJ family cysteine cluster protein, translating to MSSRTPSPQPAQCRAGCGACCIAPSITSPIPGMPNGKPAGVRCVQLSDDNLCKLFGEPSRPAVCENFNFDGEICGEHRAQALATIAWLESSTA from the coding sequence ATGAGCAGCAGGACACCTTCTCCGCAACCCGCGCAGTGTCGAGCTGGTTGCGGAGCATGTTGTATAGCACCATCGATAACGTCCCCAATTCCCGGCATGCCTAACGGCAAGCCGGCTGGGGTCAGGTGCGTCCAATTGAGCGACGACAATCTGTGCAAACTATTTGGTGAGCCTAGCCGCCCAGCCGTGTGTGAGAACTTCAATTTTGATGGTGAAATATGTGGCGAGCACCGAGCACAGGCGCTCGCCACAATTGCATGGCTTGAAAGCAGTACAGCTTAA